In one Gossypium hirsutum isolate 1008001.06 chromosome D09, Gossypium_hirsutum_v2.1, whole genome shotgun sequence genomic region, the following are encoded:
- the LOC107893003 gene encoding probable WRKY transcription factor 75, whose product MENYQMFFPISSSPSVANMAPNSCQAFNSFHGDSSNGLLLDWKSSSSRNAENCFIQKPEVEETDNQMMKPSSVGKQKEKKIRKQRYAFETRSQVDVLDDGYHWRKYGQKAVKDNKFPRSYYRCTHQGCNVKKQVQRLTKDESVVVTTYEGMHTHPIHKPTDNFEHILNQMHIYKPF is encoded by the exons ATGGAAAATTATCAAATGTTTTTCCCTATTTCTTCATCCCCATCAGTAGCAAACATGGCACCTAATAGTTGTCAAGCTTTTAACAGTTTTCATGGGGATAGCTCAAATGGGTTGTTGTTAGATTGGAAGAGTAGCAGTAGTAGAAATGCAGAAAACTGCTTCATCCAGAAACCAGAAGTTGAAGAAACTGATAATCAGATGATGAAACCATCATCAGTTGGtaaacaaaaggaaaagaagatTAGGAAACAAAGATATGCGTTTGAAACGAGGAGTCAAGTTGATGTACTTGATGATGGATATCATTGGAGGAAATATGGGCAAAAAGCTGTTAAGGACAACAAATTCCCAAG AAGCTACTATCGATGCACACATCAAGGATGCAACGTAAAGAAGCAAGTCCAACGTCTAACCAAAGATGAAAGTGTGGTTGTGACGACTTATGAAGGCATGCACACTCATCCCATTCACAAACCAACTGATAACTTTGAACACATCTTGAATCAGATGCATATCTATAAACCCTTTTGA